From Dermochelys coriacea isolate rDerCor1 chromosome 23, rDerCor1.pri.v4, whole genome shotgun sequence, one genomic window encodes:
- the LOC119847436 gene encoding uncharacterized protein LOC119847436: MDAPEALWESQSTQLEPPQPHPTWGTPEEEALKKYELPGAPGKELQVGREIAGAGILSWAEEQPRNEGLEMVLPPGVSQSGSGESVTHTPEQEGACKRQKKIPAGKEPGPPEEQCSRFRRLTQLLAQGRPQTTGDLHQEQSHRCRDCGESFREKQELMAHDKVHEKERRYPCAECGKKFNCPAHLKTHQRSHTREKPYSCGECGKLFGYLCTLTTHQRTHTGEGLFPCDECGKTFTSPSDLNKHQRSHTGERPYPCAECGKRFNRLSNLKMHHRTHTQERPYPCTECGRRFGHLSTLVRHQRAHTGQRPFPCAECGKTFTTRTGLSKHQRIHTGKRPYPCGECGKRFGYLCALTTHQRLHTGERPFSCAECGKTFTSSADLTKHQRSHTGKWPYPCVECGKHFSQLSTLTVHQRTHTQEKPYRCAECGKSFKYLAYLTIHERSHTGEQPFPCAKCGKSFSNKSALTRHQRIHARAAAMDDTQAPTAQQRAGRPPTCTPGEAAGNCPPRAVPIPVEWGRRAPEAPAPGDRPSWAGAGPDLTDSDRRQSPRGGINPALAGAEALCLGNGPASLCVQAGRRENMETADPMGPKAGNELKRDGKQSVLGPTISVSPRWQLRTEQWDRMSQYWKDQFQEELQSLRTPAEVVPTSVPASKNPPLLELTPEEDIEAYLASFEQVAEACQWPRGEWVTRLVPALSGKAWQAVSSLDARDAGDYRKVKAAVLRGCNVGTETQRQRFRQFRYQEAEGPRAVFCRLWELSHRWLKPEIRTKEQIMELLILEQFLTILPEEVQSWVSEHCPETCAQAVSLAEDFQVTVHVKVEDVTPEEMDAPEALCKSQSAQLEPPQPHPTWASPEEAALRKYELPGAPGKEPRVGREMAGASILSRTKKQPHNEEPGNLQPPNISQQDSGESINHRPEQEGACKRQKRSPVGNESDPLGERESGFRRLIQPPAPGRPRTTGDLQNQNSIHRTEKPLKCRDCGERFWEKQALVAHGRVHEKDRPYPCPECGKSFNRLTHLKTHQRTHTGEKPYFCAECGKNFGHLSTLITHQRLHTGERPYSCDECGKTFTNPSDLNKHQRSHTGERPYPCAECGKRFSQLSNLTMHQRTHTQEKPYPCAECGKSFKYLAYLAIHERSHTGERPFPCTECGKSFSNKSSLARHLRIHARATAMDK, translated from the exons ATGGATGCCCCTGAAGCATTATGGGAATCTCAGAGCACCCAGCTGGAGCCACCACAGCCCCATCCCACATGGGGAACCCCAGAGGAGGAGGCACTGAAGAAGTACGAGCTGCCAGGCGCCCCTGGAAAGGAGCTCCAAGTTGGACGAGAAATAG CAGGTGCTGGAATCCTGAGCTGGGCTGAAGAGCAGCCTCGCAACGAAGGGCTTGAAATGGTGCTGCCCCCCGGAGTATCACAGAGTGGATCAGGAGAGAGCGTTACCCACACACCTGAGCAGGAAGGAGCCTGCAAGAGGCAGAAGAAGATCCCAGCAGGGAAGGAGCCCGGCCCCCCAGAGGAACAATGCAGCAGATTCAGGAGACTGACCCAGCTCCTTGCACAGGGCAGACCTCAGACCACAGGGGACCTTCACCAAGAGCAATCCCATAGATGTCGAGACTGTGGGGAAAGCTTCAGGGAAAAGCAGGAGCTCATGGCTCATGACAAGGTCCATGAGAAAGAGAGACGCTATCCCTGCGCCGAATGTGGGAAGAAATTCAACTGTCCAGCACATCTCAAAACCCACCAGAGAAGCCACACGCGCGAGAAGCCCTACTCATGTGGAGAGTGCGGGAAACTGTTTGGCTATCTCTGCACGCTGACTACGcaccagagaacccacacaggggAGGGCTTGTTCCCCTGCGAtgagtgcgggaaaaccttcaCCAGCCCCTCGGATCTCAACAAGCACCAGCGCTCTCACACGGGCGAGCGGCCCTACCCCTGCGCCGAGTGCGGGAAGCGCTTCAACCGGCTCTCCAACCTGAAGATGCACCACAGGACTCACACGCAGGAGAGGCCCTACCCATGCACTGAGTGCGGGAGACGCTTTGGCCACCTCTCCACGCTCGTGAGGCACCAGAGAGCCCACACAGGGCAGAGACCCTTCCCCTGTGCAGAGTGTGGCAAGACCTTCACCACCCGGACAGGGTTGAGCaagcaccagagaatccacacaggcaAGCGGCCCTACCCCTGTGGGGAGTGTGGAAAACGCTTTGGCTACCTCTGTGCTCTGACCACACACCAGCGACTGCACACGGGGGAGAGACCCTTCTCCTGTgctgagtgcgggaaaaccttcaCCAGCTCCGCGGACCTGACCAAACACCAACGCTCCCACACAGGTAAGTGGCCCTACCCCTGCGTCGAGTGCGGGAAGCACTTCAGCCAGCTCTCCACCCTGACAGTACACCAGAGGACTCACACACAGGAGAAGCCCTACCGCTGTGCtgagtgtgggaagagcttcaagTACCTGGCTTACCTCACCATTCACGAGCGCTCCCACACCGGGGAACAGCCCTTCCCCTGCGCCaagtgtgggaagagcttcagcaACAAGTCAGCTCTCACCCGGCACCAGAGAATCCATGCCAGAGCTGCAGCTATGGATGA CACACAGGCCCCCACCGCTCAGCAGCGGGCAGGGAGACCCCCCACTTGCACCCCGGGAGAAGCTGCTGGGAATTGCCCGCCTCGGGCTGTGCCCATCCCCGTGGAGTGGGGTCGCCGGGCTCCCGAGGCCCCCGCTCCCGGAGACcggcccagctgggcaggggcggggccggaTCTGACTGACAGCGATCGCCGCCAATCCCCGCGCGGAGGGATTAACCCTGCGTTGGCCGGCGCGGAAGCTCTTTGTCTGGGGAACGGGCCTGCCTCGCTCTGCGTCCAGGCGGGCCGGCGAG AGAATATGGAAACAGCAGATCCAATGGGCCCAAAAGCAGGAAATGAGCTGAAGAGAGACGGGAAGCAGTCAGTCCTGGGACCAACCATCTCAGTCAGTCCTCGATGGCAGCTGAGGACTGAGCAGTGGGACAGGATGTCCCAGTATTGGAAAGATCAATTTCAGGAGGAGCTACAGAGTTTACGGACACCTGCTGAGGTTGTGCCGACATCAGTCCCTGCATCAAAAAACCCTCCGCTGCTGGAGCTGACCCCAGAGGAGGATATTGAGGCCTACCTGGCTTCCTTCGAGCAAGTGGCTGAAGCCTGCCAGTGGCCCAGAGGAGAGTGGGTGACCCGCCTTGTGCCAGCCCTCAGTGGAAAAGCTTGGCAGGCCGTTAGCAGCCTGGATGCCAGAGATGCTGGAGATTACAGGAAGGTGAAGGCAGCCGTCCTGCGAGGGTGCAATGTTGGCACGGAGACACAGCGCCAGCGCTTCAGGCAGTTCCGCTACCAGGAAGCCGAGGGGCCCCGGGCAGTTTTCTGCCGACTTTGGGAACTCTCCCATCGATGGCTGAAGCCGGAGATCCGCACCAAGGAGCAGATCATGGAGCTGCTGATCCTGGAGCAGTTCCTGACCATCCTGCCGGAAGAAGTCCAGAGCTGGGTTTCTGAACATTGCCCAGAGACATGCGCCCAGGCAGTGTCCCTGGCCGAGGATTTCCAG GTCACAGTGCATGTGAAGGTTGAGGACGTGACCCCAGAGGAGATGGATGCCCCTGAAGCATTATGCAAATCTCAAAGCGCCCAGCTGGAGCCACCACAGCCCCATCCCACATGGGCATCACCAGAGGAGGCGGCACTGAGGAAGTATGAGCTGCCAGGCGCCCCTGGAAAGGAGCCCCGAGTTGGACGAGAAATGG CAGGTGCCAGTATCCTGAGCAGGACTAAGAAGCAGCCTCACAACGAAGAGCCTGGaaacctgcagccccccaacatATCACAGCAGGATTCAGGAGAGAGCATTAACCACAGACCTGAGCAGGAAGGAGCCTGCAAGAGACAGAAGAGGAGCCCAGTTGGGAATGAGTCAGATCCCTTAGGGGAACGTGAGAGTGGATTCAGGAGActaatccaacctcctgcaccGGGCAGACCTCGGACCACAGGGGACCTTCAAAATCAGAACAGCATTCACAGGACAGAGAAGCCCCTTAAATGTCGAGATTGTGGGGAAAGGTTCTGGGAGAAGCAGGCACTCGTGGCCCATGGGAGAGTCCATGAGAAGGACAGACCATATCCCTGTCCTGAATGTGGGAAGAGTTTCAACAGACTGACCCATCTCAAAACGCACCAGAgaacccacacgggagagaaaccctattTCTGTGCCGAATGTGGGAAGAACTTTGGCCATCTCTCCACGCTCATTACACACCAGAGGCTGcacacaggggagagaccctACTCCTGTGACgagtgtgggaaaactttcaCCAACCCCTCGGACCTCAACAAGCACCAGCGCTCCCACACTGGCGAGCGGCCCTACCCCTGTGCTGAGTGCGGGAAGCGCTTCAGCCAGCTCTCCAACCTGACGATGCACCAGAGGACTCACACACAGGAGAAGCCCTACCCCTGTGctgagtgcgggaagagcttcaagTACCTGGCTTACCTCGCCATTCACGAGCGCTCCCACACTGGGGAACGGCCCTTTCCCTGCActgagtgcgggaagagcttcagtaACAAATCCTCTTTGGCCCGTCACCTGAGAATCCATGCCAGAGCCACAGCCATGGACAAGTGA